The following nucleotide sequence is from bacterium.
AAAGTGATCGTGAAGGCGCTGATCGACGAATCCGGTACGGTTACAAAATGCGTTGTATTGCAGGGTGACGAAATGTTCAAAGAATCGGCGGTTAACGCTTTGATGTCTATGAAATTTAAACCGGCAATTAACGGTAATCGCCCGGTAAAAGTATGGATTACCTATCCTTTTACTTTCCGTTTGAAATAATACGGTATAAAAGTTTATTAAAAAAACCCGTTGAGCATATCAACGGGTTTTTTATTTTACAAGGTGGTTAAACACTCGGGGCATTTTCGATCATTTTTTTTCTGTTTGTCAATAAACCCTCTGGCGTAAATCTTCCTGCATTTGGGGCATATCACCCGGTGTTCGTGACAAATCGGTACCTTTGTAGCGTGACATAAAAAAGTATGATCACTGCACATCGTACGTCCGCAATCGCTGCATGATTTGACACATTGATCACACACAATCTCTTTATCGGCAAAACAAACAGTACTATGCGTTTCGCAAACAGTATGGCCGCAATCATGGCAATGCGTATTGCAATTGGTACAGAGCTCTGTATTACAAACCGTACAGTGATGGGCATGCTCTTTATCGGGAAATTCATCTTTGCAGCCCGAGCAAACAAAAACACACCGCGAGCAACCTATTTTCCCATCAGCCAAAAGAGTCATATTTTGTATCGGCAATTTGCAAGAAGGGCAGTGACCGTAATCCAATAATCCGTGGTAGCTATCATACAAAAGCGGCACCTCAGCTTTGTGGCCGGTTTTGTTGTGTTCGACCGTTGTCGTGACTTCTATTTCAGTTCTTTCGATAATATGATAGCTGAGTAACTTTAGAACGATACGCAACTTATGGTTTTCAATTTCTTCCTTAAGTTTGTGCTGATATTCTCGTTCAATTGTGAGACGCTTTTCTTCATAACTGGTTTGACTGCGATGCATTTCATCAATTTGGGCTGTATAATAACCTTTGATGCGCGTGACGTTGCGATGCAGGCGTTTTAGTATCTCTTTTTGTAAACCTTGACCGTGTTCTTGTGCGCGGGTTGAAACCTCTTTGAGGCAGGTGCGAAAAGCGACTTCGATATCTTTTTGAGAAATTTCAATCCCGCTTTTGTTGGATAGAGTTTCGAGATCATGTTTTATCACTTCGTCGGTATAGTAACTTCGTGCATCGAAAACATGCCCTCGATGATCAATTCCCAATGTGAAGATATCTTCTGATTTTTCGTCGGACAGGTAACCGATTCGAAAATTAAAAAGTATATCGGCTACTTTTTGTTTTTTAGTTTTGACGTGGCTTATGCGCGCATTTTGGATGTGTATTTGGCGAGCGATACTTTCGCGGGAAATTTCATGCTTTTCTTTAAGACGACTTACGGCTTTCGTTCCGGTTTCTTGTAAAAACTCGTATATCGTATTAAGTACATAACTGCCGTGGGTAACCAGGTCAGCCGATTCATCCAGATCCTTTGTATCAAAAACCAGGTCTAATTTTTCTTTTCCAAAAACCTCCAGCAGAGGCTTTGAAAGCGAAATGTGAAGTCCTTTTTTGGACTCTGTAACTTCCGATGCGTTCGTTTCAAAAAAGTATTTTACGAATGATTTCATGCTTAATAAAAAAAGGGAGCTATTCCATAAGGTGCTTACTTATTACCTTTCGCATGATCCGTTGTCATTATGAACGAACGGATTCTGCGAAGGTTTTTACCGTAAAAGAGAACCTTTTGGAAACGCTCCCTAAATCGCGTTAAAAAGTATTATTTTTTCTTACAGCAGTCAGGCAATTGTTCATAGGCTGCCGGATCGGCTTTTTGATCATTGGCGTCATATCCGGATTTGACGATTGCGGATTCGATATCACCGATTTTGACGGAACCGGGAACATAAGAGATGGTGGCGATTTTAGTGTCCGTGTCCACCTCAACTTTTTTGACACCATTAACGGCCATCACGGCTTTTGTAATGGTACCCGAGCATTCGCCGCAGATCGCGGAATTAACTTTTACTACGGCTTTATCTAATTTTTCCTCTTTTCCGCAAGAAGAAATCAAGAGGGCCGCTAATGTTAAGATAGTCAAACGCATGTTATATTCCTTCCGTTGATTCGATGGATTGAACTTCTTCTTTTTTGCGATACAAAATAGCGACGGGGATTATCACCAAATAGCCTAAAACAAGCAAAATGGGTGCTATGGTCATCGAAATTGTACCGTAAACCGGCGGTGTTGCAAGGCAAACATAACCGATGATGATCGTAATAATACCGGCAAAAAATATATAATAATTTTCAGCGGTAAAAGGTAAGGTAGCTTTTTTAACAGGAGATTTTTTGGCCTGTTGAAGCTTAGATGAATTTGTTTTTTTGAGATTAGCAGACATATTTTTTCCTTTTGTTGGCCAGCAATATAGATATTCAACAGGCGAATGTCAAGATGAGGGGAGAATGCCGATACGAAGCGCTTCTTTTTTTAAGAAATCTACCGCCGCGTAACCTTTAGTTCCCAGATCAAGGGTATAATCGTTGACGTAGAGTTTAATGTGTTCCGCGATAACCGTGTCGTCAAGCTCTTGAGCGTGATGTTTGACGTAAGATTTACTCGACGTGGGATGGGAAAAAGCATATTCCACGCTGCGTCGAATAATGCGTCCAATCACTGACTGGATTTCTGGCCCAAACGTTTTTCTGATGGTTATGGCGCCCAGCGGAATAGGCATGCCTGTTTTTGTTTCCCAATAGTCACCCAAATCTTGGATCAAATGAAGGCCTTTGGCCTGATATGTAAAACGCCCTTCGTGAATAATCACTCCCGCTTCGGCCGAACCGTTTAATAGGTTTTTTTCTATATCTGAAAAAAGAACAGGTTGTGCCTGAACGGTTTTTCCCAAAAAAAACTGCAGTAAAAAATTGGCTGTAGTCAATTTTCCGGGGATCAATATTTTATCACCGGCAATACTATGGACATTAATAGGGCGTGCCGAAATAAATAAAGGGCCGCAGCGGTGTCCCAATGCGCTTCCGGATGGCAATAAGGCGTAATCTTTTAACAAATATAAAAAGGCATGATAACTTAATTTCGTAATGTCTAATTCGCAGCGGAAGGCTTTCTGATTGAGTTCTTCGACATCTGCAAGAAAAGGTTCGAATTCGATTCCTTCGGTGTCGATTTTTTTATGAACCAGGGCATCAAAAATGAACGTATCATTGGGGCAGGTAGAATAACCCAGCGTAAACTTCATTTTCAGATTTTCTCCAAAAGTTGGATAGTAAAGGTGCTCAACGCCGCAACAGCTTCGTTGATTTTCCAGCGACTTCGGTCGCGAGGCTCGACAAAATTGGAAAGCGACCGATATTGTACATAAGGTTGCCCCGCCCGTAAACAAGCCAGTGCAAAGGCGCCGCCTTCCATGCTTTCGATATCCGGAGTAAAATTATTGCGATTCCACAGAATGCGTTCTGTATTACCGGTAACGGTATTGACCGTGATTCCTCTTACTTTGGGTGTTTGCGCCAATCGGCTCCAATTTTGCAGATCGTTGGGATTTTCGATTTCGTTGTAAATCGCCTTGTTGTCGTAAGAATGTAAGGGAAATCCCATGCGCTGTAGATTTTCAAATTGCCCATCCGCCGTCGTAGCGCCCATTTCTGCGAGTATATCCGTATCTACACGTACAATAGAGGCCAAAGCATGTCCTTCACTATACGTACCGGCTATTCCGAGATTTATGGCCCAATCATACGATGATATTTGTAATTGTTTACCGAGACTATACGCCGTATTGATCATACCAATACCGGTAACTAGAAAGTCAATTGTATGGGAGTGTGAAGTAGGTGAGCGCCACAAACCAAGTTTATCGGGATGAACGGCCTTATAATGAACCAATAGGGGCTTGATTTCGGCTTCCGTCGCAGAAACGATGAGTATTCTCATGGGACACTAAAAGTAAATTAAGGTAGCCGAGCGTGTGCCAAAGTCTTTGGAAATCAATTGAGCACAGGTATCATGACCGGATTGCGGTGTGCATGCGCTATATCTTCAGCCGAAAATTCTTTTATCACATTATATAACGCATCGCGCTCGATGGGTTGGCGGCCCGCATCGGATATGAGTTTGATCAATTCCGACGTGGTCATTCCCGATGCACTGTCCGTTCCAGCCATACTCATGATCGTTTCTTCGAGGATTGTTCCTTCGATTTCATTTGCACCATAGCTGAGCGCCGTCTGTGCCATATTTTTACCAATAACTACCCAATAAGCTTTGATATTTGGAAAATTATCCAGCATCAGGCGCGATACCGCTACGACTTTCAAATCTTCGAAAGCACTAACCTGCGGTAATTTCTTTAATCGGTTGTTTTCATGCTGGTATTTGAGTGGAATAAATGTACTAAATGATCCTTTTGTTTTTTTTGCCAATGAAATATCCTGAAGCTCACGTAAACGAATTAAGTGGTCAATACGTTCATCATAACGTTCGATATGACCATAAAGCATCGTCGCATTAGTCATCAAACCCAGTTCATGTGCCATACCGTGTACTTTAAACCAACCCTCCGCCGTAGCTTTTTCATCACATATTTTTTCGCGGACACGCTGAGCAAAAATTTCAGCGCCACCGCCGGGCATGGCTTCGAGGCCGGCTTTCATCAAAGCCTCCAGCACAGCACGCATGGACATGTTATAGTGGTTGGCGTAGTATTCGATTTCGACGGCTGTAAAACCTTTGATGTGAATATGCGGCGCAACCGATTTGATCGTACTAAGCATATCGGTATAATATGAAAAGGGGAGTTCCGGATGTAAGCCGGAAGTGATATGGATCTCTTGGATGCCTTGCTTTAATCCGTCTTTAACACGTTGCGCGATTTGTTCCATCGTCATGGTATAGCCGCCTTCTTCGCCTTCACGCCGGTAAAACGAACAAAACATGCACGAATATTCACATACGTTGGTGGGGTTAAGCTGACGGTTGCGTACAAAAAATGATCGGTCGCCGTGCATTCTTTCCCGGACAATATTGGCCATGTAACCTACGCTGGTCAGATCACGCGTTTCAAACAATTGGACGCCGTCTTCAAAAGAGAGCCGTTCATGATCCATCACTTTTTGATAAATGGCGTCCAAACCGGAGGCGCGCAGCATGGACTTTATCAGGGAGTGATCATATACGGTATTTATACGTTTCATTAATATCTGCCTTTGGATATAGTGTTTATCATAATTAAAGTTTCAATTTTTTTTGAAACATCGGTAAACTAAAATAAGCCGCCATTATAAACAAGTATAAACTATTTTTTGCCGGACGGTTTAAATCGTGCCGTAAGACCGGGTTTGAGTTGTACCCACAAATGCGTCAGCGCATAGACGGCCGCACAAACGACAATCCACAAAATAAGTGTTAACCAAGGCGGCAAATTCTGATCAAATATGCTGATGGATGCTTTTTCGCCCGTTATCGAGTAGATAAGTACAAGGTGTGAAATATATGCAAAAAGAGATTGTCGCCCGAAAAGTAATACCTGTGGTGATGTGTGCCAGTTTTTGTAATCGAGTAACCAGAAGAACGAAAAAAGAATAAGTAATATACCCAAACGCATCAATACCCAATTCGGACTGGTCAACCAAAAACTTTCATATTCAAAAAAACGAATGGATGAAATATCCGAAATATAACCGATGGCAAACAAAGATACCCCGATCAGTGCAATCGCCGATACTATTTTATGTTCCTTATCAGAAGTGCTATAGCGCATAAAAAGACCGCCGACCAAGCCGCCGGACCAAAGGAAAACACACCACGGAAAAAGTGGAAATAAAGGATTGTTTTTTCCATTTAGTAAATTGGCTATTAGGGGATGTACTGATGAACTAAAATCCTTTTGCCAAAGGAACGGCGTAATAAGAAGAGCCGACCATGTGATAATAAAAAGAACAATAAAAAATACGGTTATGCCGCGAGTCCACAGCATCAATAGCTGTAAAAGAATCAGGCTGATGGCGATAGTTTGCAATACATCAATCTGATAAAAGCTGACAAGGTCTTCCGTAACAATATTCGGCCATCCCTGGCTCCAGTCCAATCGCGGTAGATGGAGAGCGAAACCGATCAGCATTATTACGAAAAAACGACGCAGTTGCTTCCGATAGCCGGGATTAAATGAGGTAAAGGAATGCCAATTATTCCAAGCAACCATGACAAAGGAAACACCGGCAACAAAAAGAAATGATGGCGCAACAAAACCGTTAATAAAATTCAGGTAGGAAAACCATTCTGAAGAACGCAGGCTTTTATCCATCCATGCATTAAAAACATGGGTCTCTATCATTACAAGGACAGCCCATCCGCGAAAAAGATCAATGAAGTGATAACGTTTATTCATACGCACCGCACCTGCAAGGATTATCCGGCTTTAAGCAGTTCTTCGTTTTCAGCTAATTGTAATTTCTCTACGATATCGTCTATTTTGCCTCCCATAACACCTTCCAAATCATATATCGTAAGTC
It contains:
- a CDS encoding heavy-metal-associated domain-containing protein yields the protein MRLTILTLAALLISSCGKEEKLDKAVVKVNSAICGECSGTITKAVMAVNGVKKVEVDTDTKIATISYVPGSVKIGDIESAIVKSGYDANDQKADPAAYEQLPDCCKKK
- a CDS encoding 1,4-dihydroxy-6-naphthoate synthase; translation: MKFTLGYSTCPNDTFIFDALVHKKIDTEGIEFEPFLADVEELNQKAFRCELDITKLSYHAFLYLLKDYALLPSGSALGHRCGPLFISARPINVHSIAGDKILIPGKLTTANFLLQFFLGKTVQAQPVLFSDIEKNLLNGSAEAGVIIHEGRFTYQAKGLHLIQDLGDYWETKTGMPIPLGAITIRKTFGPEIQSVIGRIIRRSVEYAFSHPTSSKSYVKHHAQELDDTVIAEHIKLYVNDYTLDLGTKGYAAVDFLKKEALRIGILPSS
- the mqnB gene encoding futalosine hydrolase, yielding MRILIVSATEAEIKPLLVHYKAVHPDKLGLWRSPTSHSHTIDFLVTGIGMINTAYSLGKQLQISSYDWAINLGIAGTYSEGHALASIVRVDTDILAEMGATTADGQFENLQRMGFPLHSYDNKAIYNEIENPNDLQNWSRLAQTPKVRGITVNTVTGNTERILWNRNNFTPDIESMEGGAFALACLRAGQPYVQYRSLSNFVEPRDRSRWKINEAVAALSTFTIQLLEKI
- the mqnE gene encoding aminofutalosine synthase MqnE; this translates as MLRASGLDAIYQKVMDHERLSFEDGVQLFETRDLTSVGYMANIVRERMHGDRSFFVRNRQLNPTNVCEYSCMFCSFYRREGEEGGYTMTMEQIAQRVKDGLKQGIQEIHITSGLHPELPFSYYTDMLSTIKSVAPHIHIKGFTAVEIEYYANHYNMSMRAVLEALMKAGLEAMPGGGAEIFAQRVREKICDEKATAEGWFKVHGMAHELGLMTNATMLYGHIERYDERIDHLIRLRELQDISLAKKTKGSFSTFIPLKYQHENNRLKKLPQVSAFEDLKVVAVSRLMLDNFPNIKAYWVVIGKNMAQTALSYGANEIEGTILEETIMSMAGTDSASGMTTSELIKLISDAGRQPIERDALYNVIKEFSAEDIAHAHRNPVMIPVLN
- a CDS encoding DUF1624 domain-containing protein produces the protein MNKRYHFIDLFRGWAVLVMIETHVFNAWMDKSLRSSEWFSYLNFINGFVAPSFLFVAGVSFVMVAWNNWHSFTSFNPGYRKQLRRFFVIMLIGFALHLPRLDWSQGWPNIVTEDLVSFYQIDVLQTIAISLILLQLLMLWTRGITVFFIVLFIITWSALLITPFLWQKDFSSSVHPLIANLLNGKNNPLFPLFPWCVFLWSGGLVGGLFMRYSTSDKEHKIVSAIALIGVSLFAIGYISDISSIRFFEYESFWLTSPNWVLMRLGILLILFSFFWLLDYKNWHTSPQVLLFGRQSLFAYISHLVLIYSITGEKASISIFDQNLPPWLTLILWIVVCAAVYALTHLWVQLKPGLTARFKPSGKK